A genomic region of Nitrospira lenta contains the following coding sequences:
- a CDS encoding UDP-glucose dehydrogenase family protein has product MHISVIGTGYVGLVTGACFAEFGVNVTCMDNDARRVEKLEKGEVPFFEPGITELVAKGIKEGRLSFTTDVVKAVDKALVIFIAVGTPPKSDGSADLSFVEEVGRGIATHMTGYKVIVTKSTVPVGTGERLREVIRKHQTKPINFDIVSNPEFLREGSAIEDFMRPNRVVLGADSDQAAAIMKDLYRPLYLLETPFVVTDVPTAEMIKYASNAFLAVKISFINEMATVCERVGADVQLVSKGMGLDHRIGGKFLHAGPGFGGSCFPKDLAALVQTGERVGYPFQIAGAAAKVNYEQHLRMVAKIREACGGLAGKTLGVLGLSFKPNTNDMREAPSLTILKELMKEGATVRAYDPVSMEEATKLIPGMIPCKETYDVAENADGLIIMTEWNQFRNLDFERLKQSMRQRLLLDLRNVYDSDRVTGHGFRHVSVGRPTREPRPA; this is encoded by the coding sequence ATGCATATCAGCGTCATCGGAACCGGTTACGTCGGCCTTGTCACAGGAGCCTGCTTCGCAGAGTTCGGGGTCAACGTCACCTGCATGGATAACGATGCCCGTCGGGTTGAGAAGCTGGAAAAGGGAGAGGTGCCATTTTTCGAGCCGGGCATCACTGAATTGGTGGCCAAAGGAATCAAAGAGGGCCGGCTGAGCTTCACCACAGATGTCGTCAAAGCTGTCGATAAAGCGTTGGTCATCTTTATTGCCGTGGGCACTCCTCCGAAGAGCGATGGATCCGCTGACCTATCCTTTGTGGAGGAAGTCGGCCGTGGCATCGCCACACACATGACCGGCTATAAAGTGATCGTCACCAAATCGACCGTCCCCGTCGGAACCGGCGAGCGACTCCGGGAAGTCATCCGAAAGCACCAGACGAAACCGATTAATTTTGACATCGTCTCCAACCCTGAATTCTTGCGCGAAGGATCCGCGATTGAAGATTTCATGCGTCCGAACCGCGTGGTGCTCGGCGCCGACAGCGATCAAGCCGCAGCCATCATGAAAGATCTCTATCGGCCGCTCTACCTGCTTGAAACGCCCTTTGTCGTCACCGACGTCCCCACAGCGGAAATGATCAAGTACGCCTCAAACGCCTTTCTCGCCGTCAAGATTTCGTTCATCAACGAGATGGCCACGGTCTGTGAACGCGTCGGCGCGGACGTGCAACTGGTTTCCAAGGGCATGGGGCTGGATCATCGAATCGGCGGCAAGTTTCTCCACGCAGGGCCTGGATTCGGTGGGTCCTGCTTCCCCAAGGACCTCGCGGCACTGGTCCAGACCGGTGAGCGCGTGGGCTACCCATTCCAAATTGCGGGTGCAGCCGCCAAAGTGAACTACGAGCAGCACCTCCGAATGGTTGCGAAAATCCGCGAAGCGTGCGGCGGGCTCGCCGGGAAAACCCTCGGGGTGCTCGGACTGTCGTTCAAGCCAAATACGAATGATATGCGGGAGGCCCCGTCTCTGACGATCCTGAAAGAACTTATGAAGGAAGGCGCCACCGTGCGTGCCTACGACCCGGTGTCGATGGAAGAAGCCACCAAGCTCATCCCCGGAATGATTCCATGCAAAGAAACCTACGATGTGGCTGAGAACGCCGACGGGCTCATCATCATGACCGAGTGGAATCAGTTCCGGAACCTTGATTTCGAGCGGCTCAAACAGTCCATGCGGCAGAGGCTGCTGCTGGATCTGCGCAATGTCTACGACTCCGACCGTGTGACGGGACACGGGTTCCGCCACGTATCGGTCGGTCGTCCCACCAGAGAGCCGCGGCCTGCCTAG
- a CDS encoding HEAT repeat domain-containing protein, whose amino-acid sequence MSKETIETLVSELVHEEDWRRMRATAACVAGGPRAVQALVEALRTGTPELKKEVAAMLSRIKDPQAGVALVGLLEDEDEVVRKAGANALEQMAGVLDTDTAAALVALLPKYQEGEARQLMTHLVGAIPTAVIPLCDMLKHPDPSAQVTAALMLDQLLDPRSIDAFIDAMGQPAVQDIAVSTLKKLSAIRERIDETFNALRDVEGASEREEARMSTVIYLLGIGRPSVEILIEYLEDDDWLVREAAADLLGKIADVRAVEPLMRRLERDKDTGVKELAIKALGLIGDARPTQLYLEAIPIRPLRVYAMEALAKIKDVEVLRPHKELFDRLRTDRDGLVAYNAGLIADKLEALGGTDITGQEGNHEDE is encoded by the coding sequence ATGTCCAAGGAAACGATCGAAACGCTGGTCTCGGAGCTGGTCCATGAAGAGGATTGGCGGCGCATGCGGGCGACGGCGGCCTGTGTGGCCGGCGGACCCCGCGCCGTGCAAGCGCTGGTCGAAGCGCTTCGGACCGGGACGCCTGAGCTGAAAAAAGAAGTGGCGGCAATGTTGTCGCGCATCAAAGATCCGCAGGCCGGCGTGGCGCTGGTCGGTCTCCTGGAAGACGAAGATGAAGTGGTGCGGAAGGCGGGCGCTAATGCGTTAGAGCAGATGGCCGGGGTGCTCGATACCGACACCGCTGCGGCTCTAGTGGCGTTGCTTCCCAAATATCAAGAAGGCGAAGCGCGCCAGCTGATGACGCATCTGGTCGGGGCCATTCCGACGGCGGTCATTCCGCTGTGCGATATGTTGAAGCACCCGGATCCATCGGCACAGGTGACGGCCGCGTTGATGCTCGATCAGCTTCTGGATCCCCGCTCTATCGATGCGTTCATTGATGCGATGGGGCAGCCGGCGGTTCAGGATATTGCGGTCAGCACGTTGAAAAAGCTGAGCGCGATTCGTGAGCGGATCGACGAGACATTCAACGCGCTTCGGGATGTGGAAGGGGCGAGTGAACGCGAAGAAGCGCGGATGTCGACGGTGATCTATCTCTTGGGCATCGGGCGGCCGAGCGTGGAAATTTTAATCGAATATCTTGAAGATGACGATTGGCTGGTGCGTGAAGCGGCGGCCGACTTGCTGGGAAAGATTGCGGATGTGCGGGCGGTTGAACCGTTGATGCGGCGGCTGGAGCGCGACAAGGATACCGGCGTGAAGGAGTTGGCGATCAAGGCGCTGGGATTGATCGGCGACGCCCGTCCGACGCAACTCTATCTGGAAGCGATTCCGATCCGGCCGCTCCGGGTGTATGCCATGGAGGCGCTGGCCAAGATTAAGGATGTGGAAGTGTTGCGTCCCCACAAGGAGCTCTTTGATCGGCTGCGGACGGACCGCGATGGGTTGGTGGCTTATAATGCCGGGCTGATCGCTGATAAACTCGAAGCCTTAGGCGGAACCGATATCACAGGTCAGGAAGGGAATCACGAGGATGAGTAA
- a CDS encoding HEAT repeat domain-containing protein — MADEAPVKLIQIGPKGGEKKDGFNLVTERVVAINPEAKQLEVELLAYDGKTVVLEVAEEALEDLKKLKVGDGATIRVVEEGGKRVAKSFRIRSKDPNAAKADAMLLDLKDPHWLNRKYAAEVLGELKDSRAVTPLVEALVDEVGDVRQRAYDSLIKLGGISVSSLVPLLVSEEDEIRQSATEIIRKIGKPAVEPLATALTDADDRLKTRIMKVLDRMGYKPKAKQETGAELPRLT; from the coding sequence ATGGCTGATGAAGCACCGGTAAAGTTGATTCAGATCGGTCCGAAGGGCGGGGAAAAGAAAGACGGCTTCAACCTGGTGACGGAGCGGGTGGTGGCGATCAACCCCGAGGCCAAGCAGCTCGAAGTTGAATTGCTCGCCTACGATGGCAAGACGGTGGTCCTGGAAGTCGCCGAAGAGGCGCTTGAAGATCTCAAGAAGCTCAAGGTCGGTGACGGAGCGACTATCCGGGTTGTGGAAGAGGGTGGCAAGCGCGTCGCGAAGAGTTTCCGGATTCGTTCGAAAGATCCGAATGCGGCCAAAGCCGATGCCATGTTGCTGGATCTCAAGGATCCGCACTGGCTCAATCGGAAGTATGCGGCGGAAGTCCTGGGCGAGCTTAAGGACAGCCGCGCGGTGACGCCTCTGGTGGAAGCCTTGGTGGATGAGGTCGGTGATGTGCGGCAGCGCGCCTATGATTCGCTGATCAAGCTCGGCGGGATTTCGGTGTCCTCATTGGTGCCGTTGCTGGTGTCTGAAGAGGATGAAATCCGGCAATCGGCGACGGAAATTATTCGGAAGATCGGCAAACCTGCGGTGGAACCGTTGGCGACAGCGTTGACGGATGCCGACGATCGGTTGAAGACCCGGATTATGAAAGTGCTGGATCGGATGGGCTATAAGCCGAAGGCCAAGCAGGAGACCGGCGCTGAATTGCCCCGCTTGACCTAA
- a CDS encoding HEAT repeat domain-containing protein — MSNETESDRIDLLISALRDENEALRDHAIASLGQMGSDAVPRLIGLMADEDVVIREAATTAVVRIGPSVVEALLEALQDDEWAIREQAASGLGKLKDPRAVEPLVKALKDKDGAVRTAAVWALERIGDARAVPGLVDVLGDNTLREDVARVLKKIGDARAVDALIDGLLGNNWMVRRHAAEALGKIGDHRGVGPLIESLQDEDWLVRRNAAESLARLGAKEAIQPLLPLLEDENTMVQETVEGVLASLGWTAKQ; from the coding sequence ATGAGTAACGAGACAGAATCTGATCGGATTGATCTCCTCATTTCAGCATTGCGTGATGAGAATGAAGCGTTGCGCGATCACGCGATCGCGAGTCTCGGGCAGATGGGGTCCGACGCCGTGCCGCGTTTGATCGGGTTGATGGCCGATGAAGATGTGGTCATTCGAGAGGCCGCGACGACGGCGGTGGTGCGGATCGGGCCCTCCGTAGTGGAGGCGCTTTTGGAGGCCCTGCAGGACGATGAGTGGGCGATTCGAGAGCAGGCCGCATCCGGGCTGGGCAAACTCAAAGACCCGCGCGCGGTTGAGCCGCTCGTGAAGGCACTCAAGGATAAAGATGGTGCCGTGCGGACGGCGGCGGTCTGGGCGCTGGAGCGAATCGGTGATGCGCGTGCAGTTCCCGGGCTGGTCGATGTACTGGGCGACAATACCCTGCGGGAAGATGTTGCCCGCGTGTTGAAAAAAATCGGCGATGCACGCGCGGTGGATGCGTTGATTGACGGACTCTTGGGCAATAATTGGATGGTGCGGCGCCATGCGGCAGAGGCATTGGGAAAGATCGGGGATCACCGCGGAGTCGGTCCGTTAATCGAATCATTGCAGGACGAAGATTGGCTGGTCAGACGGAATGCGGCGGAATCGCTGGCGCGGCTCGGGGCGAAGGAGGCGATTCAGCCGCTCTTGCCGCTACTGGAAGATGAAAATACGATGGTGCAAGAAACCGTCGAAGGTGTACTTGCGAGCTTGGGTTGGACAGCGAAACAGTAA
- a CDS encoding CBS domain-containing protein — protein sequence MTALGMQRPLAVMMRSSAQTISPNATACDAAQQMRVAKVGALLVREGICYIGIISEADLVRKVLAESLVPADILVRSVMSAPLITIDITASAHEASDVMARAGIRHLAVVEGGEVAGILSVRDLLLYFKNWGPQ from the coding sequence GTGACTGCTCTAGGGATGCAGCGTCCGCTTGCCGTGATGATGCGGTCGTCCGCCCAAACGATTTCCCCGAATGCGACCGCCTGCGATGCTGCGCAACAAATGCGCGTGGCAAAAGTCGGGGCGCTCCTGGTTCGGGAAGGCATCTGCTACATTGGGATTATTAGTGAGGCGGATCTGGTTCGGAAAGTCCTGGCGGAGTCTCTGGTCCCCGCCGACATTCTTGTGCGGTCGGTCATGAGCGCCCCGCTGATTACCATCGATATTACGGCTTCGGCCCATGAGGCTAGCGACGTGATGGCGCGCGCTGGTATTCGTCATCTGGCGGTCGTCGAAGGCGGAGAAGTGGCTGGAATTCTTTCCGTAAGAGATCTGCTGCTGTATTTCAAGAATTGGGGCCCTCAATGA